A genomic stretch from Candidatus Methanomassiliicoccus intestinalis Issoire-Mx1 includes:
- a CDS encoding FecCD family ABC transporter permease codes for MTTDSRSKTDTSSSQLDDNSDSWIIKTRRVFSRAFGRMKDDMDPGDESDIALKKKRFVIISVFGIIMAVIAFFISISIAAGGVIPISDAISSLVSSIGKHGVNLNEEELYIFESRLPRALAAIAVGAGLSIAGCMYQAIIRNPLVDPYITGVSSGAGCLAVAVGAIGASIPFMGADNLYLVPIAAIVGGLIAFGITMLVAECSGGSATNYILAGVIVGFAFSSIQTIFISMAKDNFSDVMWWLYGSFAQVTWENAWLVFIPVLLLSLVSMLWAREFNLFMMGEEQAKQLGLNVKLFKRSMMILASILTALCVAFVGIIGFVGLVVPHACRMALGGDHRLIMPASIIIGAMLMLFADIVARMAMIPMELPVGAITAIIGTPVFAYMLIKKGREYDG; via the coding sequence ATGACAACTGACAGCAGAAGTAAGACAGACACTTCATCATCTCAATTGGATGATAACTCCGATTCATGGATTATCAAGACCCGCAGAGTTTTCAGCAGAGCCTTTGGGAGAATGAAAGATGATATGGATCCTGGTGATGAAAGTGACATAGCTTTGAAGAAGAAGAGATTCGTAATTATTTCTGTATTTGGAATAATCATGGCAGTCATTGCCTTCTTCATTTCTATCTCAATCGCCGCTGGAGGAGTAATTCCAATAAGTGATGCTATTTCATCTTTGGTTTCTTCTATTGGAAAACATGGGGTGAATCTGAATGAAGAAGAGCTGTATATTTTTGAATCAAGGCTTCCTAGAGCTTTAGCGGCAATCGCAGTAGGTGCTGGTTTGTCTATAGCAGGCTGCATGTATCAGGCCATCATTAGAAATCCCCTTGTTGATCCATACATCACTGGTGTATCTTCTGGAGCGGGCTGTCTGGCAGTTGCTGTAGGGGCAATAGGTGCATCCATACCATTTATGGGTGCAGATAATTTGTATCTAGTTCCCATCGCAGCAATTGTCGGAGGTCTTATAGCATTCGGCATTACTATGCTGGTAGCAGAATGCTCTGGAGGTTCAGCGACCAATTATATTTTGGCAGGTGTGATTGTAGGATTCGCATTTTCTTCAATACAGACAATATTCATCTCAATGGCTAAAGATAACTTCAGTGACGTTATGTGGTGGCTCTACGGTTCATTCGCGCAGGTCACTTGGGAAAATGCCTGGTTGGTATTTATTCCTGTTCTGCTTTTATCTCTCGTGTCCATGCTTTGGGCAAGGGAATTCAATTTGTTTATGATGGGTGAAGAGCAGGCAAAACAATTAGGATTGAATGTAAAATTATTCAAAAGGAGCATGATGATCCTTGCTTCAATTCTTACTGCACTCTGTGTTGCTTTTGTCGGAATCATAGGGTTCGTGGGTCTGGTGGTGCCTCATGCTTGCAGAATGGCTTTAGGCGGTGATCACCGTCTGATAATGCCTGCTAGCATAATTATTGGAGCCATGCTGATGCTGTTTGCGGATATTGTAGCAAGAATGGCAATGATCCCAATGGAATTGCCTGTCGGTGCCATCACAGCTATAATCGGTACGCCTGTGTTTGCATATATGCTCATTAAAAAGGGGCGTGAGTACGATGGCTGA
- a CDS encoding ABC transporter ATP-binding protein, whose translation MADPLLEIRGLNKKFGDFQALKDINLELDKGLMIGLIGPNGCGKSTMMKCICKIHDMSSGSIHIDGEDISRKKPAEVSKLVATVPAESGPTFGLTVTDMVMLGRYPFVNRIWWENPEDEVVVRNALKTFGIYHLRKKQVSMLSSGERQRAMIAKAYVQEPKVMLVDEPTSHLDMKYKLQVMEYLKKMSHTDMTVIVAEHDISLMARYCDICVIMKKGEIQTIGDPKVVITEDLIRDVYEVDSRIGLDEDGEIYVLPKKYIDVEEY comes from the coding sequence ATGGCTGATCCTTTACTGGAAATACGCGGATTGAATAAGAAATTTGGAGATTTTCAGGCTCTTAAGGATATTAATCTGGAATTGGACAAGGGATTGATGATCGGCCTTATCGGCCCGAACGGATGCGGCAAATCAACGATGATGAAATGTATCTGTAAGATTCACGACATGTCTTCTGGATCAATTCATATCGATGGGGAAGATATCAGCAGAAAAAAGCCGGCAGAAGTATCAAAACTGGTAGCGACAGTACCTGCTGAATCCGGACCGACATTCGGCCTTACAGTTACAGACATGGTTATGCTGGGAAGGTATCCATTCGTCAATAGAATCTGGTGGGAAAATCCTGAAGATGAAGTCGTGGTCAGAAATGCACTGAAAACATTTGGCATTTATCATCTCCGCAAGAAACAGGTTTCTATGCTGTCATCGGGAGAACGGCAGCGTGCAATGATTGCTAAAGCATACGTGCAGGAGCCGAAAGTAATGCTTGTAGATGAACCGACCAGCCACTTAGATATGAAATATAAGCTGCAGGTCATGGAATATCTCAAAAAAATGTCCCATACTGATATGACTGTAATTGTGGCAGAACATGATATCAGCCTGATGGCTCGTTATTGTGATATATGTGTAATTATGAAAAAAGGGGAAATACAGACAATAGGTGATCCCAAGGTTGTAATTACAGAAGATCTTATCCGTGATGTTTATGAAGTTGATTCAAGGATTGGATTGGATGAAGACGGAGAGATATATGTTCTTCCTAAAAAGTACATTGATGTAGAGGAGTATTGA
- a CDS encoding P-loop NTPase family protein, which produces MADEASEISETSAAPEAYMLYCYSCGHAWYPRDEKLPKRCPRCRSSRWDHPLKKETKCKFCGYEWRLTSINEKCPSCGQLQTISTRQRSLYCNQCDHTWIQRKDEIPKKCPLCRSSEWNKPKAHRLVCSRCGHVWKNQSSTPKKCPKCQSTLWNVPRPTLQCRRCGHKWTLKGRRRLEDVKICPKCKSTKWNEAPKVFLCKSCGKTHILKSNQKIVVCPYCKSDQQTCELKCHFCGYMWNADEEGGDMCPRCKTTITDDAALVSHTLDIWSSDNKILRYTSSNGFGFIYLWIGLEPVTTMYFHEACRKLNINAEKFIDAVGNHTMNDTFRELADYLYEHRDDYKQYIPYFKKRLNLSETDAKILSIHFIGMGPEAIAVKFNLPYDRVKESFDRIMDAFADSGIAVDDSVFTENPFDYY; this is translated from the coding sequence ATGGCTGACGAAGCATCTGAGATCAGCGAAACTTCCGCTGCTCCAGAAGCGTATATGCTTTATTGTTACAGCTGTGGCCATGCATGGTATCCAAGGGATGAAAAACTTCCTAAGAGGTGTCCGAGATGCAGGTCTTCCAGATGGGACCATCCACTAAAAAAGGAAACGAAATGTAAATTCTGCGGATATGAATGGCGGCTTACTTCAATTAATGAAAAATGTCCATCCTGCGGACAGTTGCAAACAATCAGTACTAGGCAGCGTTCTTTATACTGCAATCAATGTGATCACACCTGGATTCAACGAAAAGATGAAATTCCTAAAAAATGTCCACTCTGCAGATCTTCTGAATGGAATAAACCGAAAGCACACAGGCTTGTATGTAGCAGATGTGGTCATGTTTGGAAAAATCAATCCAGTACTCCGAAAAAATGCCCTAAATGTCAGTCTACTTTATGGAATGTGCCCAGGCCTACGCTTCAATGCAGACGCTGTGGTCATAAATGGACGCTAAAAGGTAGACGCAGACTGGAAGATGTCAAGATCTGCCCAAAATGTAAGTCTACCAAATGGAATGAAGCACCTAAAGTGTTTTTATGCAAGAGCTGTGGCAAAACACATATTCTCAAATCGAACCAAAAAATTGTAGTATGCCCGTATTGTAAATCTGATCAGCAGACATGTGAATTGAAGTGTCATTTTTGTGGATATATGTGGAATGCTGATGAGGAAGGCGGAGACATGTGTCCGAGGTGCAAAACTACCATTACTGACGATGCAGCACTTGTCTCTCACACATTAGATATCTGGTCGAGTGATAATAAGATTCTTCGATATACTTCCAGCAACGGGTTTGGTTTCATTTACTTATGGATAGGACTGGAACCAGTAACCACTATGTATTTTCATGAGGCCTGCAGGAAGCTTAACATCAATGCAGAAAAATTTATTGATGCAGTCGGCAACCATACAATGAATGACACATTCAGAGAACTTGCAGATTATCTATATGAGCATCGGGATGATTATAAACAATACATTCCTTATTTCAAAAAGCGTCTGAATCTAAGCGAGACTGATGCTAAAATACTCTCAATTCATTTTATTGGAATGGGTCCAGAAGCGATAGCGGTAAAATTCAACCTTCCGTATGACCGCGTGAAAGAGTCTTTTGATCGTATAATGGATGCATTTGCAGATTCCGGGATTGCCGTAGACGATTCAGTTTTCACTGAGAATCCATTTGATTATTATTAA
- a CDS encoding DUF4443 domain-containing protein, which yields MKILDIKKYGPIYRFSDANLYWTLYHLSKNKSLGRRNLASKVGIGEGSMRNVLKILKEWNLIMIESHGIIISDDGRLFLHSIPIEIVESNLSDYVGIPNQCCCGIIVFKQSSKIQDGIRQRDICIKSGANGCITFILKDGKLTIPPGRNLDEEYSDSLKKIERSLCLAEGDVLILSYSVDECAAANAAVMASLDLI from the coding sequence ATGAAAATATTAGATATCAAAAAATACGGGCCGATCTACAGATTCAGCGATGCTAATCTTTATTGGACACTATACCACCTTTCTAAAAATAAATCATTGGGGCGTCGTAATCTTGCTTCTAAAGTAGGTATAGGCGAAGGAAGCATGCGCAATGTCCTTAAGATACTGAAAGAGTGGAATCTTATCATGATTGAAAGTCATGGCATAATCATCTCTGATGATGGACGATTATTCCTTCACAGTATACCTATTGAAATTGTAGAGTCAAATCTATCAGATTATGTTGGTATCCCGAATCAATGTTGCTGTGGAATTATAGTTTTTAAGCAGTCTTCTAAAATTCAGGATGGTATCAGGCAGCGGGATATATGCATCAAATCTGGTGCTAACGGCTGTATAACCTTCATATTAAAAGACGGAAAGCTAACAATCCCTCCTGGGCGTAATTTGGATGAGGAGTACTCAGATAGCCTTAAAAAAATAGAACGCTCACTGTGCCTGGCTGAAGGTGATGTTCTCATACTCAGCTATTCTGTTGATGAATGTGCTGCAGCAAATGCAGCTGTAATGGCTTCACTTGATTTGATCTGA
- a CDS encoding nitrogenase component 1, giving the protein MKRIAVYGKGGIGKSTISSNLTAALSDMGTKVLQIGCDPKHDSTRLLYSGFNDITVLEYLRDTYPDERSLGDIVHTGYKGCLCVEAGGPEPGIGCAGRGIISAFELLRDLNINSIPIDITIYDVLGDVVCGGFAVPLRDGYADTVYIVTSGEFMSIYAANNILKGTANYNPDRIGGIIFNSRGDDEEYERVKRFSEAVSIPIVASFKRSREFLDAEKLGKTVVEAYPDSPLVKSFRDLAKMVLDGKKYTAKYLDEAELEKTVLGAATSKNTMRHSSPLREADMISEPRYYTSRNVQKNEVLHGCAFAGAASITMSMTSLTTLMHSPRNCAQFAYQLASNAVKRSYICEGTAIHGFSHPNVACTGMTESTMIFGGNDELRSSLKSVLDSGRKNIAVITSCPSGIIGDDVENIISDLSSQYPDATIVPLIEDGNVNGDFTQGVIDASIALTKAFVNASSCKTDSVNLIGVKTISTNCIKNSDFIESILSKLGIKINCKYLGNDDIENLKNLTEAKFNLLLNPDRFAMMLKQFLEDNYGMSFSSYIARPGLRATVEWIREVGKYFSKEETAEHIIQDICSEYNAHLEFLKNHLQGRTVYIASMNKDIDWILEMLEGTGMKIIRAVVIDRPDYTMDYDIKANYPFVDIIEKFEINDLISDINLKKPDLLISAYPMDVNSEIMQMYIPLVPDIGPFGALELADSWVSFMKAPAEEGWRNDGN; this is encoded by the coding sequence ATGAAGCGGATTGCAGTATATGGCAAAGGGGGAATTGGAAAATCTACAATTTCTTCTAATCTGACTGCAGCTCTTTCTGACATGGGCACAAAAGTCCTGCAGATCGGATGCGACCCTAAACACGACTCCACACGGCTGCTGTATAGTGGTTTTAATGACATTACTGTACTTGAGTATCTGAGAGATACATACCCTGATGAGAGATCTCTGGGAGATATCGTTCATACTGGATACAAGGGCTGTTTATGTGTAGAAGCAGGAGGTCCTGAACCAGGTATAGGCTGTGCGGGCAGAGGCATAATCTCAGCCTTTGAGCTGCTTCGTGATCTCAATATTAACTCAATTCCAATTGACATTACAATATACGATGTTTTAGGGGATGTAGTCTGCGGAGGATTCGCCGTCCCTCTGCGTGACGGCTATGCAGATACAGTATATATTGTGACTTCCGGGGAGTTCATGTCAATATATGCCGCAAATAACATCCTGAAAGGAACGGCAAATTACAATCCGGATAGGATTGGAGGCATAATATTCAACAGTCGTGGGGATGATGAAGAATATGAGCGGGTAAAGAGATTCTCTGAAGCAGTTTCTATTCCTATCGTAGCATCATTCAAGCGTTCAAGAGAATTTTTAGATGCAGAAAAGCTCGGAAAAACTGTAGTGGAGGCTTACCCAGACTCACCCCTCGTAAAATCATTCAGAGATCTTGCCAAAATGGTTTTAGACGGTAAAAAATACACTGCAAAATATCTTGACGAGGCGGAACTGGAAAAAACAGTCTTGGGTGCAGCAACCTCTAAAAACACTATGCGCCATAGTTCTCCGTTAAGAGAAGCGGATATGATATCTGAACCCAGGTATTATACATCCCGCAATGTGCAGAAAAATGAAGTGCTGCATGGCTGTGCATTTGCCGGTGCAGCTTCGATTACGATGTCTATGACATCTCTAACCACACTGATGCATTCTCCGCGCAACTGTGCACAATTTGCATATCAGCTCGCATCCAATGCAGTCAAGCGCTCATACATTTGTGAGGGTACAGCGATTCATGGTTTTTCGCATCCAAATGTTGCATGCACTGGTATGACCGAATCAACAATGATCTTCGGTGGCAATGACGAACTCAGGTCTTCTTTAAAATCAGTTCTTGACAGTGGCCGGAAAAACATCGCTGTGATAACATCGTGTCCTTCTGGAATTATCGGTGACGACGTAGAAAATATAATCAGTGATTTATCATCGCAATATCCAGATGCAACTATTGTACCGTTGATTGAAGATGGAAACGTTAACGGTGATTTTACACAGGGTGTAATCGATGCATCTATCGCGCTGACAAAAGCTTTCGTAAATGCTTCATCATGTAAGACAGACTCTGTAAATTTGATAGGCGTTAAGACCATTTCAACGAACTGCATAAAAAATTCAGATTTTATAGAGAGTATTCTTTCTAAATTAGGAATCAAAATAAACTGCAAATATCTTGGAAACGATGATATTGAGAATCTCAAAAACCTTACAGAAGCTAAATTCAATCTTCTTCTGAATCCAGACCGTTTTGCTATGATGTTGAAACAGTTTCTTGAGGATAACTACGGTATGAGTTTCTCTAGCTATATTGCCAGACCTGGATTGAGGGCGACTGTAGAATGGATCAGAGAAGTGGGAAAATACTTTAGCAAAGAGGAAACTGCTGAACACATCATTCAGGACATCTGCTCTGAATACAATGCACATCTGGAATTTTTGAAAAATCATCTGCAAGGCAGAACTGTATACATAGCAAGCATGAACAAAGACATTGATTGGATTCTGGAGATGCTTGAAGGAACCGGAATGAAGATCATAAGAGCGGTTGTTATCGACAGACCTGATTATACGATGGATTACGACATTAAAGCTAATTATCCATTCGTTGATATTATTGAAAAATTTGAAATAAACGACCTTATCAGCGACATAAATTTAAAGAAACCAGATTTGTTAATTTCTGCCTATCCGATGGATGTAAATTCTGAAATTATGCAGATGTACATTCCGCTGGTACCAGATATCGGGCCCTTTGGGGCATTGGAACTGGCAGATTCATGGGTGAGTTTTATGAAAGCACCAGCTGAAGAAGGGTGGAGAAACGATGGAAATTAA
- a CDS encoding nitrogenase component 1, giving the protein MEINYDEPEGLMGILLAFEGVKDAETILNGPTGCKFHPSSVSESVYRRKGSFNPMVFSGEFHFCQPRIPCTYLGGYDYITGSKDRLNRLFEEISSSNPRLIGIVNSPGASLIGESLNVSETSIPVVKIETPAYSRSMGEGFQEGLMSILEKIKPSGTKRKGCINLLGISVWHLNWEDSINDLSALLNLCGIEVISSAGAGWSVDDILSSGEAELNVIIHDEFGSKVGNWYKENCNIPFISPEVPIGFDALESWLKEICSILGKDAAPALEVIRSKRKKVYRELLAMDERKALPKGRTFSIAADGSLAFPILRFLYEYLGMVPVAVNVEDQEWNRVIGEYLSNKGLTASENVSNTVADIFIGDGNTLSSLLFRDIVRSGIVVESPGIRQIEIRDEPVLGLNGTLRLLDGVLNSLIR; this is encoded by the coding sequence ATGGAAATTAATTATGATGAGCCTGAAGGTTTAATGGGCATACTGCTTGCCTTTGAGGGAGTGAAAGATGCAGAGACAATCCTCAATGGCCCTACCGGGTGTAAGTTTCACCCGTCTTCTGTATCTGAATCCGTGTATAGAAGAAAAGGATCATTTAACCCCATGGTATTTTCTGGTGAGTTCCATTTCTGCCAGCCTCGTATCCCTTGCACTTATCTTGGAGGTTATGATTACATAACCGGATCTAAAGACAGGCTGAACAGACTTTTTGAGGAGATAAGCAGTTCTAATCCGCGTCTCATCGGTATAGTGAATTCTCCAGGTGCATCATTGATTGGCGAGTCCTTGAATGTTAGTGAAACGTCTATTCCGGTTGTGAAAATAGAGACTCCCGCATATTCTAGGTCAATGGGAGAAGGATTTCAGGAAGGATTAATGTCCATTCTGGAAAAAATTAAACCAAGTGGTACAAAAAGAAAAGGCTGCATAAATCTGCTTGGAATTTCTGTGTGGCATTTGAACTGGGAAGACAGTATTAACGATCTTTCTGCGCTGTTAAACTTGTGCGGAATTGAAGTTATATCTTCAGCAGGCGCCGGCTGGTCTGTTGATGATATACTATCATCGGGTGAAGCTGAACTCAATGTCATCATTCATGATGAATTTGGCAGCAAGGTTGGAAACTGGTATAAAGAAAATTGCAACATTCCTTTCATATCACCAGAGGTTCCGATAGGTTTTGACGCTTTGGAAAGCTGGCTTAAGGAAATATGCAGCATATTGGGAAAAGATGCTGCTCCCGCACTTGAAGTTATAAGATCTAAACGTAAAAAGGTGTATAGGGAACTTTTGGCAATGGATGAAAGAAAAGCTCTGCCGAAAGGCAGGACATTTTCGATTGCAGCAGACGGTTCTCTTGCATTTCCAATCCTTAGATTTTTGTATGAATATCTTGGAATGGTGCCGGTAGCTGTGAATGTGGAAGATCAGGAATGGAACCGTGTGATTGGTGAGTACCTTTCAAACAAAGGTCTCACTGCTTCAGAAAATGTATCTAACACTGTGGCTGATATTTTCATAGGGGATGGAAACACACTGTCATCTCTGCTTTTCAGAGATATTGTCAGAAGCGGAATAGTAGTAGAATCTCCGGGAATCAGGCAGATCGAGATACGAGATGAGCCTGTGTTAGGTTTGAATGGAACACTCCGTCTGCTTGATGGCGTGTTAAATTCATTAATCAGATAA